The Amblyomma americanum isolate KBUSLIRL-KWMA chromosome 2, ASM5285725v1, whole genome shotgun sequence genome contains the following window.
CGTTAGGTGAAAACAGCCGATAGTTGACTAGCTTGCCCTCGGATTGGTGGAGATTCAAATCAGTCCTTTTCCCTACACTGCAGCGGGTGGTTCAAAACGCGAACTGATCCGTTATGCCACCGAAACGTCGCGGTGTTCTGAAACGTAACGTTAAACCGGCCTCTCGAAGACGTACGAAACGTGCAGTCCTCGACGCGGAAGAGGCACTGCGCCGCCGGCGGACAGCTGACGCGCACTGGCGAGCCGACATGGCCAACAGCTTCGATGTGCTGCGCCGTCTGCTACCTTCGTCGCTGCGTAGCCAAAGGAGCCGGTCTAGACTTGCGGTGCTTCAGGCGGCGAAAGAACACTTACGTTACCTCGAAGGTATTGTCTCTGAGCTCCTGGAGGACGGTCACTTCCCCGGCGAGCCGGAGTCCCTTGAGGCCGTGCGGCAAACGTTCTACCACTGCTCCAGTACGCCGTCGCTGATGTCTGGACGACACTCGCAACGTGACAGCGAACCCAGCTCGCAGGAGCTACAGGCATCTCTGGAAGACCTACAGGAACAGGATCCGGCTGCGTTCACGGGTGTGCGTGAGCCTGGCGCGAACATCGCCGACAGCGTGCCGTCCAGCCCGACCCTTTGTCAAGCATGGCTGAGCAACCGTGCGGTGGAGACCGCTGTAGCAGCGTCCCCGACAATAAGAAGCCTCTTGGAGAGCTTCTACGACGACAGTGCCCTTCCTATGCACGAGAACAGTGTTGTGCAACTAGTTCCCGACGTCACAGCTTATGAGGCCGTTCCGCCCTTGGACTCGGGCGACGATCATGTCGTCCCCATTCCACAGGTATATGAAGACCTTAACGCCGTCGTCGCCGGCAGTGTCGCGACTGCCAGCGTTGAAGAGCTGGTTCTTCGTAGCCGTGCCACCATGCCTGGCGCCAAAATTTCTGAGCACTTACCAACATCTGAAAGCGACCTAAATGCGTACCAGCTTTCTGAACAATGGATCTCGGCCACTCACATGGAGTGGGTTCTCAACTTTGACGACTAGGCATCACAAACAGACAAGCTGACGCAGCCCGCATGCTGGGCAAAGTGGACTCTTTTACCTCTGCTCACTAGGGTAGAAGCGGTGCAAAACCTGTGATAAATGTAATGCCATGAAAAGCTGCTGCATAAATGTTGACAATGCTGTCTTTAACGCCAGCATTGTCAACATTTACGCAGCAGCTTTTCATGGCATTACATTAGCAGTCATAAACTGACAGTAACTTCTTGCTCTTTGTTCAACTACTAGTCAATGTAATGCTGCGTTACCTTTCTTTGAAAAATAAATTTGTTTGCAAATGTGCCTCTTTATTTGCACGACAAAATGATCACTGTCATaaagatgcagccttttccaaaAGTGCCCTACGGGCAGAGCTGTCGGGTGTGTAGCAGGGCACTTACGGCACCCATGAATCTATAGAAGTCCCTGTAGGATGGCCCCTGTGGTCTGGACACTTTATACAAAGGCTGTAGTACCAGGCCAGTTTTAAAAACAAGCCCTGCCAAGTTTGCAGCGCAACATACGTGCGTACATATTCCAGCTGATGAATTAACTTTCATAGCACCTTTAGCATTACACTACTTCCTCACCAAAGCTGAATGTAAAACATTGGAGGATTGAATTTGCACTCAGGCGGTGTACATATTTGATTGCAGCCTGATAGTATGCTGGTTATAAGGTTTGTGAAAGAACTTTTTGTGATACTTTTGTGAAATAACATGTGATAGCCAAGTGTTGCAACAGGCTTACCTTAAGCTGCAATCAATGGAAGTTCAAGCTTAGCCAAGCTGCTAGCAGGGAAAAACTAACAGTCTCTGAACCGGCAGCTCATTTGCACCTACACTACAACAGCCGCTACACGTTAATCAGTCATGCGCACAATAAAATCCACTACCCAATCCTGATGACCTGCAGCACTGTGAAACAATACGATACTGGTGGAGAGCAGTTTTTCCCTCAATGGTGCTCGCCTTATTTTCGAAGAAAAGGCACACACAAATAGGTACGATGTGACATGTGTTTCATAGTGGCCTCTTATCacggtttggcttatgggggtttaacgtcccaaagcgactcgggctgtgagaggcgccgcagtgaagggctctgtaaatttcgacaacctggggttctttaatgtgcactgccatcgcaaagttcacaggcctctagaatttcgccttcatcataattctaaaggcccgtgtactgtgcaatgtcagtgcatattaaagaaccccaggtggccgaaaattCCGGAGCTCATCGAAATtagactgccacggccgggatcgaatccgcgtctttcaggtcagcagctgagcgccacaacc
Protein-coding sequences here:
- the LOC144121340 gene encoding uncharacterized protein LOC144121340, coding for MPPKRRGVLKRNVKPASRRRTKRAVLDAEEALRRRRTADAHWRADMANSFDVLRRLLPSSLRSQRSRSRLAVLQAAKEHLRYLEGIVSELLEDGHFPGEPESLEAVRQTFYHCSSTPSLMSGRHSQRDSEPSSQELQASLEDLQEQDPAAFTGVREPGANIADSVPSSPTLCQAWLSNRAVETAVAASPTIRSLLESFYDDSALPMHENSVVQLVPDVTAYEAVPPLDSGDDHVVPIPQVYEDLNAVVAGSVATASVEELVLRSRATMPGAKISEHLPTSESDLNAYQLSEQWISATHMEWVLNFDD